A stretch of Cellulosilyticum sp. I15G10I2 DNA encodes these proteins:
- a CDS encoding GNAT family N-acetyltransferase: MDSDGDIILKDMENQDCELIAEVFSQEGYSKPISLYQSYFKQQELGLRDIIIAYYQNQIVGYITIIWESHYEDFKERGIPEIKDIRVLSGFRKRGIATQLINEAEKRAARVASYCAAGVGLAESYEAAQCLYAKRDYIPNGKGVFYMDQDIQNDQLEVDDNQALMMIKAL; this comes from the coding sequence ATGGATAGTGATGGGGATATTATACTGAAGGATATGGAAAATCAGGACTGTGAGCTTATTGCAGAAGTTTTTTCACAAGAGGGATATAGCAAACCCATTAGCCTCTATCAATCCTACTTTAAACAACAAGAGTTAGGACTAAGAGATATTATTATTGCGTATTATCAAAACCAAATAGTAGGATATATTACAATTATTTGGGAAAGTCATTATGAAGATTTTAAAGAGCGGGGTATTCCAGAAATTAAAGATATTAGAGTGCTATCAGGTTTTAGAAAACGAGGCATTGCAACTCAGTTGATCAATGAGGCAGAAAAAAGAGCTGCGCGGGTAGCATCATATTGTGCTGCTGGAGTTGGTCTTGCAGAGTCTTATGAGGCTGCACAGTGCTTATATGCAAAAAGAGACTATATTCCAAACGGTAAAGGCGTTTTTTATATGGATCAGGATATACAGAATGATCAACTGGAAGTAGATGATAACCAAGCGCTTATGATGATAAAGGCGTTATAA
- a CDS encoding methyl-accepting chemotaxis protein yields the protein MKGKREKKQLRGIKRSQVKGVLSIRYKLILGFVAFAIIPLVTVSMVSYTMSRSTLRETCLNFTAELINQAGMSLEYYLKSIEKKAVSLCIDPIIGEGLKGYESEDILTRISATRDMERKLLALSTVEDEIEEIRIIHSSGAVIGGNTKASGNLDEIYKMASAEPKGIWKKNLGDDIGSIYYLRNIRDLNTGKDIGTLQIKIKEESLTGNIKDIDILEGANLYIADENGQMIHNSDENQEQVEDNIWNILSDDEGEHIMNAALINYKTLSNGWKVITEIPESSLTSKLDMTNMIVFILIAVATFVAIGFGILISQSFSKPIIKMMQLMKAAELGDITVKMEENRKDEIGMLCISFNHMISNIRKLLEETRSVIAHTVEDSSLLKDATQHSVEAFKQLSLSIGDIAVGATNQAENAEEGTSAMYTLSGSIQEVMQNTNEIVSKNQDAKEIIKETNDSIQQLNITMSSSIQVSSQIESSIIELSTLTKNIEEVMKLLDGISEQTNLLALNASIEAARAGEVGKGFAVVANEVRNLAEQSKLSTRNVRKTLNTIQDKTKEAVDLVKNSKHIVIKQEQAVKNTDQAFYSIIELLKNMDVALQSVSVKVSDMEQIKEETITKIEKIGAVTSDTVAATQEVNALSEEQRAVIEQLFEVSNKFTAAMDQLNGSMNRFKIE from the coding sequence ATGAAGGGGAAAAGAGAAAAAAAACAGTTAAGAGGCATAAAACGTAGTCAAGTTAAAGGTGTATTATCTATTCGTTATAAATTGATATTAGGTTTTGTAGCTTTTGCAATCATTCCACTAGTTACTGTAAGTATGGTGTCTTATACAATGTCTCGCAGTACATTAAGAGAAACCTGTTTAAACTTTACCGCAGAGCTTATTAATCAAGCGGGAATGAGTTTAGAATATTATTTAAAAAGCATTGAGAAAAAGGCAGTTTCATTATGTATAGATCCAATTATAGGAGAGGGATTAAAAGGTTATGAATCAGAGGACATTCTTACTAGAATCTCAGCCACCCGTGATATGGAAAGAAAATTATTAGCCTTAAGTACAGTAGAAGATGAAATTGAGGAAATACGCATTATTCATAGTAGTGGAGCTGTTATTGGAGGAAATACTAAAGCGAGTGGAAATCTTGATGAAATCTATAAAATGGCAAGTGCTGAGCCGAAGGGGATATGGAAAAAAAATTTAGGGGATGACATTGGGAGTATTTACTATTTAAGAAATATTAGAGATTTAAATACAGGAAAAGATATTGGTACACTTCAAATAAAAATTAAAGAAGAGTCGCTGACAGGAAATATCAAGGATATCGATATTTTAGAAGGTGCCAATTTATACATAGCAGATGAAAACGGACAGATGATTCATAATAGTGATGAAAACCAAGAACAAGTGGAAGATAATATCTGGAATATTTTAAGTGATGATGAAGGCGAACATATAATGAACGCTGCACTTATCAACTATAAAACCTTAAGTAATGGATGGAAAGTCATTACGGAAATTCCCGAGAGCTCTTTAACCAGTAAGTTAGATATGACAAATATGATCGTATTTATTTTAATTGCAGTAGCGACTTTTGTTGCAATTGGGTTTGGGATATTGATATCACAAAGTTTTTCAAAACCTATTATTAAGATGATGCAGCTGATGAAGGCGGCAGAGCTTGGGGATATTACAGTAAAAATGGAAGAAAATCGTAAAGATGAAATTGGTATGCTTTGTATAAGCTTTAATCATATGATCAGTAATATACGCAAATTGTTAGAGGAAACACGCAGTGTTATTGCACATACAGTTGAGGACAGTAGTTTGTTAAAAGATGCGACTCAGCATTCTGTAGAAGCTTTTAAACAATTATCTTTATCGATTGGAGATATAGCAGTAGGGGCTACTAATCAAGCGGAGAATGCTGAAGAAGGTACAAGTGCTATGTATACTTTATCTGGCAGTATACAGGAGGTTATGCAAAATACAAATGAAATTGTCAGCAAGAATCAAGATGCAAAGGAGATTATCAAAGAGACAAATGACAGTATTCAGCAGCTTAATATCACGATGAGTTCTTCTATACAGGTCTCTTCTCAGATTGAATCAAGTATTATTGAACTTAGTACGCTTACTAAAAACATCGAAGAAGTTATGAAATTATTAGATGGCATTAGTGAACAAACTAACTTGTTAGCACTCAATGCAAGCATTGAAGCAGCAAGAGCTGGAGAGGTAGGTAAAGGTTTTGCAGTTGTTGCTAATGAAGTAAGAAACTTAGCTGAACAATCAAAACTATCAACAAGGAATGTTCGTAAAACATTAAACACAATTCAGGATAAAACAAAAGAGGCAGTAGACTTGGTAAAAAACTCAAAACATATAGTAATAAAGCAGGAGCAGGCAGTAAAGAATACAGATCAAGCGTTTTATAGTATTATTGAATTACTTAAAAATATGGATGTAGCTCTTCAAAGTGTTAGTGTGAAAGTAAGTGATATGGAACAAATCAAGGAGGAAACAATTACAAAGATAGAAAAAATAGGCGCTGTCACTTCAGATACAGTCGCTGCAACACAAGAGGTTAATGCGCTTAGTGAAGAACAACGTGCTGTTATTGAGCAATTGTTTGAAGTTTCTAACAAGTTTACGGCGGCCATGGACCAATTAAATGGCTCTATGAATCGATTTAAAATTGAATAA
- the yidA gene encoding sugar-phosphatase — protein MYKLIAVDMDGTLLKEDKTISDTTKKAISNAQQKGVKVVLASGRPIEGLTKYLEELDLLSEEDYVLSFNGSIVQNTKTKQVIRKHILKGEDLFELYKIARQIGVNIHAFSNEGCITPKMSKYSELEGTINGIPVIEMDYKMVDQSEDIIKIMMVDEPEVLEEAIKKLPEYLYQKYTVVRSAPYFLEFLNKRSSKGVGIKALSDHLGIKKEQIICIGDAGNDLDMIKFAGLGVAMGNAFEEVKAAADYITKNNQEDGVAHVIRKFVLAG, from the coding sequence GTGTATAAATTAATAGCAGTAGATATGGACGGCACATTATTAAAAGAAGATAAAACTATTTCAGATACAACTAAGAAAGCAATTTCTAATGCACAGCAAAAAGGTGTAAAAGTTGTTTTGGCTTCTGGGAGACCTATAGAGGGCCTTACTAAATATTTAGAAGAATTAGACTTGCTCTCAGAAGAGGATTATGTACTTAGCTTCAACGGCAGTATCGTCCAAAATACAAAAACAAAACAAGTTATAAGAAAGCATATTTTAAAAGGTGAAGATCTTTTTGAGCTCTATAAGATAGCACGTCAAATAGGTGTAAATATACATGCTTTTTCAAATGAAGGATGTATTACGCCTAAAATGAGTAAATACAGTGAGTTAGAAGGTACTATTAATGGCATTCCGGTTATTGAGATGGACTATAAAATGGTAGATCAGTCAGAAGATATCATTAAAATTATGATGGTTGATGAGCCTGAAGTATTGGAGGAAGCGATTAAAAAGCTGCCTGAATATTTATATCAGAAATATACTGTTGTAAGAAGTGCACCGTATTTCTTAGAGTTTTTAAATAAGCGCTCCAGCAAGGGAGTAGGCATAAAGGCGTTATCAGATCACCTAGGTATTAAAAAAGAACAAATTATCTGTATAGGTGATGCAGGAAATGATCTTGATATGATTAAATTTGCAGGATTAGGTGTTGCAATGGGTAATGCTTTTGAGGAAGTGAAAGCAGCTGCTGATTATATTACAAAAAATAACCAAGAGGATGGGGTAGCCCATGTTATCCGAAAATTTGTACTAGCAGGTTAG
- a CDS encoding HD domain-containing protein, with product MFICMDKVKLEMINYFRKDLKRINHALKVHSIARAIAVSQNLDEPTLAIVETASLLHDIGIKEAELKYNSSAGRYQELEGPPIAKTLLQNFDLELLHLNRILHLIGNHHSYSKIDGIDFQILIESDFIVNIEEDCLDKTTILIVKEKYFKTDFGKTLLTQMFL from the coding sequence ATGTTTATTTGTATGGATAAAGTTAAGCTTGAAATGATAAACTATTTTAGAAAGGATCTCAAAAGAATTAATCACGCACTTAAAGTACATAGTATAGCACGTGCTATAGCTGTATCTCAAAATCTAGATGAGCCTACTCTAGCTATTGTTGAGACAGCTTCTTTATTGCATGATATTGGCATTAAAGAAGCTGAGTTAAAATATAATTCTTCAGCAGGAAGATATCAAGAACTCGAAGGTCCGCCTATAGCCAAGACCTTACTTCAAAATTTTGATCTAGAACTACTGCATTTAAATAGAATCCTGCATTTAATTGGTAACCATCATTCTTATTCTAAAATAGATGGCATTGACTTTCAAATTCTCATAGAAAGTGATTTTATCGTTAATATTGAAGAAGATTGCCTAGATAAAACGACCATCCTTATTGTAAAAGAAAAATATTTTAAAACAGATTTTGGTAAAACACTATTAACTCAAATGTTTTTATAA